A genomic window from Agreia sp. COWG includes:
- a CDS encoding DUF2142 domain-containing protein — protein MTETQSRPGTSRLLLYIVLPVLMFLSLSSWALASPVGSSPDDDFHLASTWCGLGLREGLCEAGTTAAERKVPALIKDGAECYKFAPAESAACQDALPRSSSASLVDSNRVNSAGLYPPVYYAVMAVFATDDIEASVIAMRLLSIVIFVAMWVGVYALLPRRRRSTLVWSWIIGIVPLGMFLIASNNPSSWAVISGGIGWIALVGYFETRGRQRIALGMLALVAAALGAGARADSALYAVLGAVVAVALTARKGFGYWKLTILPALLVVGSLALYLTSNQVITASTGMGTDTTVATTDVGYLLTSNLLDVPLLWAGGFGSWALGWFDTRMPGIVSVGSLAAFAVVVFGGLAHTTWRKLVVLGTIAAALVAIPVYILVQSNTLVGSGVQPRYVLPLIIMFGGVALFHMRTREPELGRVQVYVVEAAIIVANAVALHENMRRYLTGVDMGGWNLNNGVEWWWSLPVSPMLVWVIGSLAFAVAVHLLLRYHSVLGASRLALPLPSRASLGVSS, from the coding sequence ATGACTGAGACGCAGTCGCGCCCGGGCACGTCGCGCCTCCTCCTCTATATCGTGCTGCCCGTGCTGATGTTCCTCAGCCTGTCGAGCTGGGCCCTGGCATCGCCCGTGGGGTCGAGCCCCGACGACGACTTTCATCTCGCCAGCACGTGGTGCGGCCTCGGACTTCGGGAGGGCCTCTGCGAAGCGGGAACGACCGCAGCTGAACGCAAGGTGCCCGCGCTGATCAAGGACGGCGCCGAGTGCTACAAGTTCGCCCCGGCCGAGAGTGCGGCCTGCCAGGATGCGCTGCCGCGCTCATCCTCGGCCAGCCTCGTCGACTCCAATCGGGTGAACAGCGCGGGCCTCTACCCACCCGTCTACTACGCCGTCATGGCCGTCTTCGCGACAGACGATATCGAGGCCTCCGTCATCGCCATGCGGTTGCTGAGCATTGTGATCTTCGTCGCCATGTGGGTGGGCGTCTACGCGCTGCTCCCCCGGCGACGACGCTCCACCCTGGTGTGGTCGTGGATCATCGGCATCGTTCCGCTCGGAATGTTCCTGATCGCCTCGAACAACCCCAGTTCCTGGGCCGTGATCTCCGGCGGAATCGGCTGGATCGCCCTGGTGGGCTACTTCGAGACCCGAGGCCGACAGCGGATCGCGTTGGGCATGCTCGCCCTCGTCGCCGCAGCCCTCGGGGCCGGCGCGCGCGCTGACTCTGCGCTCTACGCGGTGCTCGGAGCCGTCGTCGCCGTGGCCCTCACGGCCAGAAAGGGGTTCGGGTACTGGAAGCTCACGATCCTGCCGGCCCTCCTCGTCGTCGGATCCCTCGCCCTCTACCTCACCTCGAACCAGGTCATCACCGCTTCGACCGGCATGGGAACGGACACCACGGTCGCGACGACAGATGTCGGCTATCTGCTGACCAGCAACCTGTTGGATGTGCCTCTGCTCTGGGCCGGAGGATTCGGCTCGTGGGCCCTCGGCTGGTTCGACACCCGGATGCCCGGGATCGTCTCGGTCGGCAGCCTCGCGGCGTTCGCGGTCGTCGTCTTCGGCGGCCTCGCCCACACCACGTGGCGCAAGCTGGTCGTTCTCGGCACCATCGCCGCAGCACTCGTAGCCATCCCGGTGTACATCCTCGTTCAAAGCAACACTCTCGTGGGCAGCGGGGTGCAGCCCCGCTACGTTCTGCCGCTCATCATCATGTTCGGGGGTGTCGCACTGTTTCATATGCGCACCCGTGAACCCGAGCTCGGACGAGTGCAGGTCTACGTCGTCGAAGCGGCCATCATCGTGGCCAACGCCGTCGCGTTGCATGAAAACATGCGACGCTACTTGACAGGTGTCGACATGGGTGGGTGGAACTTGAATAACGGCGTGGAGTGGTGGTGGAGCCTGCCGGTGTCCCCCATGCTCGTGTGGGTGATCGGATCCCTCGCCTTCGCCGTGGCTGTGCACCTGCTGCTCAGATACCACAGCGTGCTCGGCGCCTCGCGCCTCGCGCTGCCGCTCCCGTCTCGCGCTTCATTGGGCGTCTCGTCGTGA
- a CDS encoding glycosyltransferase family 2 protein — MNFNGGAFVLECLESLKQQQAPGTTVEVLVVDNASSDGSADAIARLFPEYTIVHSAKNLGFAGGVNLGIAHSTGDVVILINNDAVAAPGFISAIVAPFSDKGSERVAAVTARILLSGRFIPASASPDAYVSASGKRWERVKRNATPGSGVALINSTGNQISRSGNGRDRSWLDTTEGEENSADVFGFSGGGAALRRSALDSVGLFDDDLFMYYEDTDLSWRFRRSGWTVRYAEQAVVWHRHAASSGIRSPFFLRQNVRNRILVTAKNAPADMLARALLRTAGSLGKALRRAVRDRSDRDVRVQVRATVRGTLDALVLLPKYIARGRALDSRSALPRRFVRSWTVND; from the coding sequence GTGAATTTCAACGGCGGTGCGTTCGTGCTCGAGTGCCTCGAGTCCTTGAAGCAGCAGCAGGCTCCAGGAACGACGGTGGAGGTCCTCGTCGTCGACAACGCATCGAGCGACGGGTCGGCTGACGCCATCGCCCGACTGTTTCCCGAGTACACGATCGTGCACAGCGCGAAGAACCTCGGCTTCGCGGGCGGCGTCAACCTCGGAATCGCACACTCGACAGGCGACGTTGTCATCCTGATCAATAACGATGCCGTCGCTGCCCCCGGGTTCATCTCAGCCATCGTCGCCCCGTTTTCCGACAAGGGCAGCGAGCGCGTCGCCGCCGTCACGGCACGCATCCTGCTGAGTGGCCGTTTCATCCCGGCATCCGCGTCCCCGGACGCCTACGTCTCGGCATCCGGCAAACGCTGGGAGCGTGTGAAGCGCAACGCGACGCCGGGGTCAGGAGTCGCGCTCATCAACAGCACAGGAAACCAGATCTCCCGTTCCGGCAACGGGCGCGACCGATCGTGGCTCGACACGACAGAAGGCGAAGAGAACTCCGCCGACGTCTTCGGCTTCTCGGGAGGCGGCGCGGCTCTCCGGCGCTCAGCACTCGATTCCGTCGGACTGTTCGACGACGACCTCTTCATGTACTACGAGGACACCGACCTGTCGTGGCGTTTCCGCCGATCCGGATGGACGGTCCGGTACGCAGAACAGGCCGTCGTGTGGCACCGTCACGCAGCATCGAGCGGCATCCGGTCGCCCTTCTTCCTGCGTCAGAACGTGCGCAATCGCATCCTCGTGACGGCCAAGAACGCGCCGGCCGACATGCTCGCCCGAGCCCTGCTGCGCACGGCGGGCAGCCTCGGGAAGGCTTTGCGGCGAGCCGTGCGGGATCGCTCTGATCGAGACGTGCGCGTGCAGGTTCGGGCAACGGTGCGCGGCACCCTCGACGCACTGGTTCTTCTTCCGAAGTACATCGCGAGGGGTAGGGCCCTCGATTCCCGTTCTGCGCTGCCTCGTCGCTTCGTTCGATCGTGGACCGTGAATGACTGA
- a CDS encoding glycosyltransferase family 1 protein encodes MSSLKRVWQVLREQGPIALLARVARSLARSIKPMPNSVPIRLLVKVDDASEVDWSTPHPAVATPRVAKEHKLTVAWIMSPPGESSGGHQNIFRFMSYLEAAGHTVKIYLYSSLHPFTVAIVKDMLASSPSYPKLRASIEAHTGQSVGDEVDAIFATGWETAYASFRDPSLARRFYFVQDFEPFFTPVGSASVLAENTYRFGFHGITAGGYLSHKLSTEYGMQASHYDFGADKTLYNITNTGHRKEIFFYARPVTERRGFELGILALAHFARERPDYVINLAGWDVSSYKIPFPYVNLQDLRIDELNSVYNRCAAGLVISLTNMSLLPLELLASGVIPVVNDGANNRLVSDNEFIEYADPSPKALARRLVDIVDREDLVAHSRAASASVDGADWDAAGTRFVELFEGAVRG; translated from the coding sequence GTGAGTTCACTTAAGAGGGTCTGGCAAGTTCTACGCGAGCAGGGCCCCATCGCCCTGTTGGCTCGGGTGGCACGGAGTCTGGCTCGCTCCATCAAACCGATGCCCAATTCGGTTCCCATCCGGCTGCTGGTCAAGGTCGACGATGCGAGCGAAGTCGACTGGAGCACCCCTCACCCTGCCGTGGCCACCCCCCGGGTGGCGAAAGAGCACAAGCTCACGGTCGCCTGGATCATGTCGCCCCCCGGCGAGTCGAGCGGCGGTCACCAGAACATCTTTCGCTTCATGAGCTACCTCGAGGCTGCGGGACACACGGTGAAGATCTACCTGTACAGCTCGTTGCATCCCTTCACCGTCGCCATCGTGAAGGACATGCTCGCGTCGTCACCGTCCTACCCGAAGCTCCGGGCGAGCATCGAGGCCCATACCGGTCAAAGCGTGGGCGACGAGGTCGACGCGATCTTCGCGACAGGCTGGGAGACCGCGTACGCATCGTTCCGCGACCCGTCCCTGGCGCGTCGCTTCTATTTCGTGCAGGACTTCGAGCCCTTTTTCACACCGGTGGGTTCGGCCTCGGTGCTGGCCGAGAACACCTACCGGTTCGGATTTCACGGCATCACCGCGGGCGGTTACCTCTCGCACAAGCTGTCGACCGAGTACGGGATGCAGGCGTCCCACTACGATTTCGGCGCCGACAAGACTCTCTACAACATCACCAATACGGGCCATCGCAAAGAGATCTTCTTCTATGCGCGGCCGGTGACCGAGCGTCGAGGTTTCGAGTTGGGCATCCTGGCCCTCGCGCACTTCGCCCGCGAGCGGCCGGACTACGTCATCAATCTGGCTGGCTGGGACGTGAGCTCGTACAAGATCCCCTTTCCCTACGTCAACCTGCAAGATCTGCGCATCGACGAGTTGAACAGCGTCTACAACCGGTGCGCGGCCGGCCTCGTGATCTCGCTGACGAATATGTCGCTGCTGCCGCTCGAGCTGCTCGCATCCGGGGTCATTCCCGTCGTCAACGACGGTGCGAACAATCGCCTGGTGAGCGACAACGAGTTCATCGAGTACGCCGACCCGTCGCCCAAGGCCCTGGCGCGCAGGCTCGTCGACATCGTCGATAGAGAAGATCTCGTCGCGCACTCCCGCGCCGCATCCGCGAGCGTGGACGGCGCCGACTGGGACGCGGCCGGGACGCGGTTCGTCGAACTGTTCGAGGGTGCCGTTCGTGGCTAG
- a CDS encoding NAD-dependent epimerase/dehydratase family protein codes for MASCLVIGANGFIGSHLVDELVALGHEVTAFDRFSGGGPPMYSAVGVRQFAGDFLNQADVAAAVSGQRFVFHFVSTTTPATAEDAPTLDVRTNIASSIELFQHCVDAGVEKLYFASTGGAIYGDQGGESFAETALALPVSPYAIGKLAIEGYLRYFGTKFGLDSVSFRISNPYGPRQRANKKQGVIPIFLSRIAAGEPLVVFGDGSMVRDYLYVGDAVRMIGQTVGRSTRESVYNIGSGEGTSVRALLDVVTRVTGITPLVEERAVPSTFLQHVVLDAGRFRTEFGYDEFTDLEDGIARTWETLAGGRR; via the coding sequence GTGGCTAGCTGTCTCGTCATCGGTGCCAACGGATTTATCGGATCGCATCTGGTCGACGAACTGGTCGCCCTCGGGCATGAGGTCACCGCTTTCGACAGGTTCTCCGGTGGCGGACCGCCCATGTATTCCGCAGTGGGCGTGCGTCAGTTCGCCGGCGACTTTCTCAATCAGGCCGATGTGGCTGCGGCTGTCTCGGGCCAGCGATTCGTCTTTCACTTCGTGTCGACGACCACCCCCGCGACGGCCGAGGACGCTCCCACGCTCGACGTCCGCACGAATATCGCTTCCAGCATCGAGCTGTTCCAGCATTGCGTCGATGCCGGCGTCGAAAAGCTCTACTTCGCGTCGACGGGAGGCGCGATCTACGGGGATCAGGGCGGGGAGTCCTTCGCCGAGACGGCACTGGCCCTTCCCGTCTCGCCCTACGCAATCGGCAAGCTCGCGATCGAGGGCTACCTGCGGTACTTCGGTACCAAATTCGGACTCGATTCCGTGTCCTTCCGTATCTCGAATCCCTATGGTCCGCGACAGCGGGCCAACAAGAAGCAAGGCGTGATTCCGATCTTTCTCTCTCGGATAGCAGCGGGCGAACCCCTCGTCGTCTTCGGCGACGGAAGCATGGTGCGCGACTACCTGTACGTGGGGGACGCCGTGCGCATGATCGGGCAGACCGTCGGTCGGTCGACTCGTGAAAGCGTGTACAACATCGGCAGCGGCGAAGGCACGAGTGTGCGGGCACTGCTCGACGTGGTGACGCGGGTCACGGGCATCACTCCCCTCGTCGAGGAGCGCGCTGTACCGTCCACGTTCCTGCAGCACGTCGTGCTCGACGCAGGTCGATTCAGGACCGAGTTCGGCTACGACGAGTTCACCGACCTCGAAGACGGGATTGCCAGAACCTGGGAGACACTCGCCGGGGGCCGAAGATGA
- a CDS encoding glycosyltransferase family 2 protein: MSQKQPEVQQASMLVTVAVLTFNGDTYLEEILSAVERQAIDGDVDILVIDSGSTDRTLEIVARHPRVRLHEIPNSEFGHGRTRNLAARLAHGEFIAFLTHDAIPSSTWWLRELLAPMRHTGAEVKAVMGKQIPRPGCFPLLKYEIRGVFAGFGPDFGTTIFFDDGSPSNQGLLDALSFYSDVNSATLTSFLRNVIPYRDVRYSEDMLFGQDLIQAGYKKAYAPRGAVIHSNDLSLDEYGMRMFDETVALRQIGKPIPPMRRRAQLRMTVRGIVADSIRIMRDPDFRTLERLGWIARNPLYHRAKWRAYRAATMVDLTNDEAIRAGSLEHRRSAGSPPR, translated from the coding sequence ATGAGCCAGAAGCAGCCAGAGGTGCAGCAGGCCTCGATGCTCGTGACGGTGGCGGTGCTCACCTTCAACGGTGACACGTACCTCGAGGAGATCCTGTCGGCCGTCGAGCGGCAGGCCATCGACGGCGACGTCGACATCCTGGTGATCGATTCCGGCTCTACCGACCGCACCCTCGAGATCGTCGCCCGCCATCCTCGGGTCCGGCTCCACGAGATCCCGAACAGCGAATTCGGACACGGAAGAACGAGGAATCTGGCCGCTCGCCTCGCGCACGGAGAGTTCATCGCCTTTCTCACCCACGACGCCATCCCGAGTTCCACGTGGTGGCTGCGAGAGTTGCTCGCGCCCATGCGGCACACCGGTGCCGAGGTGAAGGCGGTCATGGGCAAGCAGATCCCTCGCCCCGGCTGCTTTCCCCTGCTGAAGTACGAGATCCGTGGTGTGTTCGCCGGGTTCGGGCCGGATTTCGGCACGACCATCTTCTTCGACGACGGCTCGCCGAGTAACCAGGGTCTCCTCGATGCGCTGTCGTTCTACTCCGACGTGAACTCCGCCACCCTCACGTCATTTCTCCGCAACGTCATCCCGTATCGAGATGTGCGTTACTCCGAGGACATGCTCTTCGGCCAAGACCTCATCCAGGCCGGGTACAAGAAGGCATACGCGCCCCGGGGCGCGGTGATCCACTCCAACGACCTCTCTCTCGATGAGTACGGCATGCGCATGTTCGACGAGACCGTCGCCCTGCGCCAGATCGGAAAGCCGATCCCCCCGATGCGTCGACGTGCGCAGTTGCGGATGACGGTCAGAGGGATCGTCGCCGACAGCATCAGGATCATGCGAGACCCGGATTTTCGCACGCTCGAACGCCTGGGATGGATCGCTCGCAACCCCCTGTATCACCGTGCGAAGTGGCGCGCCTATCGCGCCGCGACGATGGTCGATCTGACCAATGACGAGGCGATCAGGGCTGGCTCTCTCGAACACCGCAGATCGGCTGGAAGCCCGCCGCGCTGA
- a CDS encoding cell wall-binding repeat-containing protein codes for MTTVAGVVLPAGASNADTLDPTDSPPVVMGVYPPEEFAPEASTLDPGLVDAIQRDLGQSGEQYLASAAAASDASYVIEDLGDEGHPILGSQLNGTQLTVFVGSGDTDTAAAAQQAGATVAYGSPPALDIDTTSVVPLADLYDGQGWGYQNSGGGAACSVGFVGTGPSAARQFVTAGHCFPPGTAITGQAFALNQSAAGAPLSRGADLGLPIASSFQFGGGSDSGLVSVNSSWTLKPQALTWGNGTGAALATAPIAVTDSRAAVTGASLCKSGERTGWSCGTILAVDYDISVGSNTVNSIIATTCADHGDSGGAALSGSTAIGITSAGTDTSTVPCGSENYFSSYFPMVSTAGKASVNSAQRNWEPLVTVAPPVVTSPPSGASIIQGGSMTGTLAAGNATNRVTVTISGDTSGPRIAAVAAGGAWAVPLTGLPVGTYNYTATARWNTYSVSSTTSGTFTVVPRPSTSRLSGDDRYATSVAIAKASYPGSADTVYVATGENYPDALSAAPAAVAEGAPLLLVPSSSVPQSVTDEITSLRPKTVVVVGGPAAISDSVVADLSALSSGGAVRVSGNTRYETSRLISERAFGPSLTSAYVATGANFPDALSASAVAAGRGAPVILVPGAASSVDSDTTSFISSRGISSIVIAGGTAAVSSQIEAQLKTVPGVSVQRLAGQGRSQTSAAINEASFTTSSEVYLATGSTFPDALAGAALAGLKKAPLYVIPTQCLPSYVLDDIAHLGAGTVTALGGFAALAEPVDSLTSCG; via the coding sequence GTGACCACGGTCGCGGGCGTCGTACTTCCTGCTGGCGCCTCGAACGCCGACACACTCGACCCGACGGACAGCCCGCCCGTCGTCATGGGTGTCTACCCTCCCGAAGAATTCGCGCCGGAGGCCTCGACCCTCGATCCGGGTCTTGTCGATGCGATCCAGCGTGACCTCGGGCAGTCTGGCGAGCAGTATCTCGCGTCCGCGGCCGCGGCCTCCGATGCGTCGTATGTCATCGAAGACCTCGGAGACGAGGGCCATCCGATCCTCGGCTCCCAGCTGAACGGTACGCAGCTCACCGTCTTCGTCGGCAGTGGGGACACCGACACCGCGGCGGCGGCGCAGCAAGCCGGGGCCACCGTCGCCTACGGCAGCCCGCCCGCGCTCGACATCGACACGACGAGCGTGGTGCCACTCGCAGACCTCTACGACGGCCAGGGGTGGGGTTATCAGAACTCGGGAGGCGGCGCCGCCTGCTCCGTCGGCTTCGTGGGGACGGGCCCCTCGGCGGCGCGGCAGTTCGTCACCGCGGGCCACTGCTTTCCCCCGGGAACCGCCATCACGGGGCAGGCTTTCGCCCTGAACCAGAGTGCCGCGGGGGCCCCTCTCTCCCGGGGTGCCGACCTCGGCCTGCCGATCGCGTCCTCTTTCCAGTTCGGCGGGGGAAGCGATTCGGGTCTCGTCTCGGTGAACTCGTCGTGGACGCTCAAACCGCAGGCACTGACGTGGGGCAACGGAACCGGCGCTGCCCTGGCGACAGCACCGATCGCTGTGACGGACAGCCGCGCAGCGGTGACGGGTGCGAGCCTCTGCAAGTCCGGCGAGCGTACGGGATGGAGTTGCGGCACGATCCTCGCTGTCGACTACGACATCAGCGTCGGCAGCAACACCGTGAACTCGATCATCGCCACGACCTGCGCCGATCATGGCGACAGCGGCGGCGCTGCCCTGTCCGGGAGCACGGCGATCGGCATCACCTCGGCCGGCACCGATACGAGCACGGTGCCGTGCGGCTCGGAGAACTATTTCTCGTCGTATTTCCCCATGGTGTCGACCGCCGGAAAGGCGAGCGTCAACTCGGCGCAGAGGAATTGGGAGCCTCTCGTGACGGTGGCCCCGCCCGTGGTGACCAGCCCGCCCTCCGGGGCCAGCATCATCCAGGGTGGCAGTATGACGGGCACCCTTGCGGCCGGTAACGCAACGAACAGGGTGACCGTCACCATCTCAGGCGACACGTCTGGCCCGAGGATCGCCGCCGTCGCCGCGGGCGGCGCATGGGCGGTCCCCCTCACCGGATTGCCGGTGGGAACCTACAACTACACCGCCACTGCGCGTTGGAACACCTATTCGGTGTCGTCCACGACGAGCGGCACCTTCACCGTCGTTCCCAGGCCCTCGACCAGCCGCCTGTCCGGAGACGACAGATACGCCACCTCCGTGGCCATCGCCAAGGCGTCCTATCCCGGTTCGGCCGACACCGTCTACGTGGCGACGGGTGAGAACTATCCCGACGCCCTGAGCGCCGCGCCGGCCGCTGTCGCAGAGGGGGCGCCGCTGCTGCTCGTCCCCTCGTCGAGCGTGCCCCAGAGCGTCACGGACGAGATCACCTCGCTGCGGCCGAAGACGGTCGTGGTGGTGGGCGGACCGGCGGCCATCTCGGACTCGGTGGTGGCAGACCTGTCGGCGCTGTCCTCCGGCGGGGCGGTTCGAGTGTCGGGCAACACCCGATACGAGACCTCACGCCTCATATCTGAACGGGCGTTCGGGCCCTCCCTGACATCGGCCTATGTCGCGACGGGGGCGAATTTTCCCGACGCCTTGTCCGCCAGTGCTGTGGCGGCCGGGCGCGGGGCGCCCGTCATCCTCGTGCCGGGGGCAGCCAGCTCCGTCGATTCCGACACGACATCGTTCATCAGCAGTCGGGGAATCAGTTCGATCGTCATAGCGGGAGGCACTGCCGCGGTCTCATCTCAAATCGAAGCACAGCTCAAGACCGTCCCCGGAGTCTCCGTGCAGCGCCTGGCCGGTCAAGGTCGGTCGCAGACCTCGGCAGCCATAAACGAGGCCTCCTTCACGACGAGCTCCGAGGTCTACCTGGCGACGGGCTCCACCTTCCCCGATGCGCTGGCCGGAGCGGCACTCGCCGGTCTGAAGAAAGCCCCGTTGTATGTGATTCCCACTCAGTGCCTCCCGTCCTACGTGCTCGATGACATCGCCCACCTCGGGGCCGGTACGGTGACAGCGCTCGGCGGCTTCGCCGCTCTGGCAGAGCCGGTCGACAGTCTCACCAGCTGCGGCTGA
- a CDS encoding ABC transporter permease — protein sequence MAAIDETAEARRSRLASLPWEDAGTPSGGLTGTTSQLRDIWKHRELLGLLTRRELKARYKDSALGFFWSLMKPLTQLLIYAVVVGEFLGAARNVQNFAIYLFAGLTVYLLFSEVVAGATSSIIANSGLVKKVYLPREIFPLSAVGSAVFNFLIQFVVLLVAASIFGTLQFGPHLLFGVGAFLVILIYATALGIMLSAVNVYLRDIQYLIEIVLMLFMWGSPILYHWSFATEKMPVWLADIYLNNPVTLAVIGFQEAFWAPGSNAVPLDNLALRLLIAGAVGVFFLFVAQRVFSKLQGNFAQEL from the coding sequence ATGGCTGCGATTGACGAAACCGCCGAGGCTCGACGAAGTCGACTCGCCTCACTGCCGTGGGAAGACGCTGGTACCCCGTCCGGAGGCCTGACCGGCACGACCTCACAGCTCCGCGACATCTGGAAGCACCGAGAGCTCCTCGGACTGTTGACCCGCCGGGAACTGAAGGCTCGATACAAGGACAGCGCGCTCGGGTTCTTCTGGAGCCTCATGAAGCCGCTCACGCAGCTGCTGATCTACGCGGTGGTCGTAGGGGAGTTCCTCGGGGCTGCGCGAAACGTGCAGAACTTCGCCATCTACCTCTTCGCCGGTCTCACCGTCTACCTGCTCTTCAGCGAGGTCGTCGCCGGGGCCACCTCGTCGATCATCGCGAACTCCGGGTTGGTGAAGAAGGTCTATCTCCCCCGAGAGATCTTCCCCCTGTCGGCGGTCGGTTCTGCGGTATTCAACTTCCTCATCCAGTTCGTGGTCTTACTGGTCGCGGCCTCCATCTTCGGCACACTCCAGTTCGGCCCCCATCTTCTCTTCGGCGTGGGAGCGTTCCTCGTCATCCTCATCTACGCGACCGCCCTGGGCATCATGCTCTCCGCCGTCAACGTCTACCTCAGAGACATCCAGTACCTCATCGAGATCGTCCTGATGCTCTTCATGTGGGGCAGCCCCATCCTGTATCACTGGTCGTTCGCTACCGAGAAGATGCCGGTGTGGCTGGCCGATATCTACCTCAACAACCCGGTGACGCTGGCGGTCATCGGATTCCAGGAGGCCTTCTGGGCCCCGGGCAGCAACGCTGTGCCGCTCGATAACCTGGCCCTCAGATTGCTGATCGCTGGAGCTGTCGGGGTCTTTTTCCTCTTCGTGGCCCAGCGCGTATTCTCGAAGTTGCAGGGCAACTTCGCACAGGAGCTGTAA
- a CDS encoding ABC transporter ATP-binding protein: MTLSVPVVQVHDVSKRFVIRKEKSLKERILNSGRSKQFKEDFWALKNVDLEIESGSTIGLMGSNGSGKSTLLKAIGGIIEPTSGFVKRRGRLAALLELGAGFHPDLTGRENVYLNASILGLSRKQTDFFFDDIVEFSGIETFIDTQVKFYSSGMYMRLAFAVAIHVDPDLLLVDEVLAVGDEAFQRKCLDKIRSFQAEGRTIILVTHSLGQVQELCDRAVLLNAGAVVFDGEPHKATVKFRDILEDRRLEEVSNHVEEEVNQGEITNVSLAVAGKGRGAKVVPGDDLEISMTFEHKTGLDNWMAALQIDSVSGQVVYGTTTHRAGLTLKPLRDAQTVTFTLRDVNFGSGKYFISASLMNTAGVHIHDLVQAVAFDVPYYDLAVGTVYVKTEVSAG, from the coding sequence ATGACCCTCTCTGTCCCCGTCGTGCAAGTACACGACGTCTCGAAGCGCTTCGTCATCCGCAAGGAGAAGAGCCTCAAAGAGCGCATTCTGAACTCCGGCCGATCGAAGCAGTTCAAAGAAGACTTCTGGGCCTTGAAGAACGTCGATCTCGAAATCGAGTCCGGGTCGACGATCGGCCTCATGGGCTCGAACGGTTCGGGTAAGAGCACCCTGCTGAAGGCCATCGGAGGCATCATCGAGCCCACCAGCGGCTTCGTGAAGCGTCGCGGGCGCCTCGCCGCCCTGCTCGAGCTCGGAGCCGGATTCCACCCGGATCTGACCGGGCGAGAAAATGTCTACCTGAACGCATCGATCCTCGGCCTCTCACGCAAGCAGACCGATTTCTTCTTCGACGACATCGTCGAGTTCTCGGGTATCGAGACCTTCATCGACACGCAGGTCAAGTTCTACTCGAGCGGAATGTACATGAGGCTGGCGTTCGCCGTCGCCATCCACGTCGATCCAGACCTCCTGCTTGTCGACGAGGTCCTCGCCGTCGGTGACGAGGCCTTCCAGCGCAAATGCCTCGACAAGATTCGGTCCTTCCAGGCCGAAGGCCGCACGATCATCCTCGTCACGCACTCACTCGGCCAGGTGCAGGAGTTGTGCGACAGGGCGGTGCTCCTGAACGCCGGAGCCGTGGTCTTCGACGGAGAGCCGCACAAGGCGACGGTTAAGTTTCGCGACATCCTCGAAGACCGACGGCTCGAAGAGGTGTCGAACCACGTCGAAGAAGAGGTCAATCAGGGCGAGATCACGAACGTATCGCTCGCCGTCGCGGGCAAAGGCCGAGGCGCCAAGGTGGTTCCCGGGGATGACCTCGAGATCTCGATGACTTTCGAGCACAAGACGGGCCTCGACAACTGGATGGCTGCGCTGCAGATCGACAGCGTCTCTGGTCAGGTGGTCTACGGGACGACCACGCATCGCGCGGGACTCACCCTCAAGCCGCTCCGCGACGCTCAGACCGTCACGTTCACCCTGCGTGATGTCAACTTCGGCAGCGGCAAGTACTTCATCAGCGCGTCGCTGATGAACACAGCCGGTGTCCACATCCACGACCTCGTTCAGGCGGTTGCCTTCGATGTGCCGTACTACGACCTCGCGGTGGGAACCGTGTACGTCAAGACTGAGGTGTCGGCCGGCTGA